A single region of the Streptomyces vilmorinianum genome encodes:
- a CDS encoding ABC transporter ATP-binding protein, giving the protein MTALLEVEDLRVAYGKIEAVKGISFSVEAGQVVALIGTNGAGKTTTLRTLSGLIKPAAGKITFDGQVLNGIPAHKVVSLGMAHSPEGRHIFPRLTIAENLQLGAFLRSDKDGIEKDIQRAYDLFPILGERRKQAAGTLSGGEQQMLAMGRALMSQPKLLMLDEPSMGLSPIMMQKIMETISTLKAEGMTILLIEQNAQAALSLADYGYVLEVGTIKLSGTGQDLLHNDDVRKTYLGEE; this is encoded by the coding sequence GTGACCGCACTCCTCGAGGTCGAAGACCTCCGGGTCGCCTACGGCAAGATCGAAGCCGTCAAGGGCATCTCCTTCTCCGTCGAAGCCGGCCAGGTCGTCGCCCTGATCGGCACCAACGGAGCCGGCAAGACCACCACCCTGCGCACCCTCTCCGGCCTCATCAAGCCCGCCGCGGGAAAGATCACCTTCGACGGCCAGGTGCTCAACGGCATCCCCGCCCACAAGGTCGTCTCCCTCGGCATGGCCCACTCCCCCGAAGGCCGGCACATCTTCCCCCGCCTCACCATCGCCGAGAACCTCCAGCTCGGAGCCTTCCTCCGCAGCGACAAGGACGGCATCGAGAAGGACATCCAGCGCGCCTACGACCTCTTCCCCATCCTGGGCGAACGTCGCAAGCAGGCCGCCGGCACCCTCTCCGGCGGCGAGCAGCAGATGCTGGCGATGGGCCGCGCCCTGATGTCCCAGCCCAAGCTGCTCATGCTGGACGAGCCGTCCATGGGCCTCTCCCCGATCATGATGCAGAAGATCATGGAGACCATCTCCACCCTCAAGGCCGAGGGCATGACGATCCTGCTCATCGAGCAGAACGCACAGGCCGCCCTCTCCCTGGCGGACTACGGCTACGTCCTGGAGGTCGGCACCATCAAGCTCTCCGGCACCGGCCAGGACCTCCTCCACAACGACGACGTCCGCAAGACGTACCTCGGCGAGGAGTAA
- a CDS encoding branched-chain amino acid ABC transporter substrate-binding protein, with protein sequence MRHRSLLILTTVITTGALTLTACGSRDDKGGNSDNAGGTTTVVIGVDAPLTGSLSALGQGIKNSVDLAVQTANKNKEVPGVTFKIEALDDQAVPASGQANATKLVGNKDVLGVVGPLNSGVAQQMQGVFAAAKLAQVSPANTNPSLSQGDNWGKGEFKRPFPTYFRTAATDVVQGKFAAQYLFKDAGKKKVFVVDDKQTYGAGLAAIFTDEFKRLGGQVVGTDHVTVKETDFSSTADKVKTSGADSVYFGGQYPEGGLLSDQIKKAGAKIPTMGGDGIYDPAFVSASGVANDGDLATSIGYPVEKLDTAKKFIADYTAAGYKDPYAAYGGYSYDAGWAIIQAVKAVVAANGGKVPADARAKVTEALGKVSFDGVTGKVSFDEYGDTTNKQLTVYKVEGGKWIDVKSDTFTQ encoded by the coding sequence GTGCGACACCGTTCCTTGCTCATCCTCACCACCGTGATCACCACGGGAGCACTCACCCTCACCGCCTGCGGATCGCGCGACGACAAGGGCGGGAACAGCGACAACGCCGGCGGCACCACCACCGTCGTCATCGGCGTCGACGCGCCCCTCACGGGCTCCCTCTCCGCGCTGGGCCAGGGCATCAAGAACTCCGTGGACCTGGCGGTACAGACCGCCAACAAGAACAAGGAAGTCCCCGGCGTCACCTTCAAGATCGAGGCCCTGGACGACCAGGCCGTCCCCGCCTCCGGTCAGGCCAACGCCACCAAGCTCGTCGGCAACAAGGACGTCCTCGGCGTCGTCGGCCCGCTGAACTCCGGCGTCGCCCAGCAGATGCAGGGCGTCTTCGCCGCCGCCAAGCTGGCGCAGGTCTCCCCCGCCAACACCAACCCCTCGCTCTCCCAGGGCGACAACTGGGGCAAGGGCGAGTTCAAGCGCCCCTTCCCGACCTACTTCCGCACCGCCGCCACCGACGTGGTCCAGGGCAAGTTCGCCGCCCAGTACCTCTTCAAGGACGCCGGCAAGAAGAAGGTCTTCGTCGTCGACGACAAGCAGACCTACGGCGCCGGCCTCGCCGCGATCTTCACCGACGAGTTCAAGCGCCTCGGCGGCCAGGTCGTCGGCACCGACCACGTCACCGTGAAGGAGACCGACTTCTCCTCCACCGCCGACAAGGTCAAGACCTCCGGCGCCGACTCCGTCTACTTCGGCGGCCAGTACCCCGAGGGTGGCCTGCTCTCCGACCAGATCAAGAAGGCCGGAGCCAAGATCCCCACCATGGGTGGCGACGGCATCTACGACCCGGCCTTCGTCAGCGCCTCCGGCGTGGCCAACGACGGTGACCTCGCCACCTCGATCGGCTACCCGGTCGAGAAGCTCGACACCGCCAAGAAGTTCATCGCCGACTACACCGCGGCCGGCTACAAGGACCCCTACGCGGCCTACGGCGGCTACTCCTACGACGCCGGCTGGGCGATCATCCAGGCCGTCAAGGCCGTCGTCGCCGCCAACGGCGGCAAGGTCCCGGCCGACGCCCGCGCCAAGGTCACCGAGGCCCTGGGCAAGGTCTCCTTCGACGGTGTGACCGGCAAGGTCTCCTTCGACGAGTACGGCGACACCACCAACAAGCAGCTCACCGTCTACAAGGTCGAGGGCGGCAAGTGGATCGACGTCAAGAGCGACACCTTCACCCAGTAG
- a CDS encoding PaaI family thioesterase codes for MGEQHHVKFPQEVLDEYASLGVDLPALFSAGHLGNRMGVQIVEASADKVVGTMPVEGNTQPYGLLHGGASAVLAETLGSIGSMLHGGVSKIAVGVDLNCTHHRGVRSGLVTGVATPVHRGRSTATYDIVITDEQDKRVCSARLTCMLREVTAKDAETVANAGTNGTGA; via the coding sequence ATGGGCGAGCAGCATCACGTGAAGTTCCCGCAGGAAGTCCTCGACGAGTACGCCTCGCTCGGCGTGGACCTGCCGGCGCTCTTCTCGGCCGGGCACCTCGGCAACCGCATGGGCGTGCAGATCGTCGAGGCCTCGGCGGACAAGGTCGTCGGCACGATGCCGGTGGAGGGCAACACCCAGCCGTACGGTCTGCTGCACGGCGGCGCCTCCGCCGTCCTCGCCGAGACCCTCGGCTCGATCGGCTCGATGCTGCATGGCGGCGTCTCCAAGATCGCGGTCGGCGTGGACCTGAACTGCACCCACCACCGCGGGGTCCGCAGCGGCCTCGTGACGGGCGTCGCGACCCCGGTCCACCGCGGACGCTCCACGGCGACGTACGACATCGTGATCACCGACGAGCAGGACAAGCGGGTCTGCTCGGCCCGCCTGACCTGCATGCTCCGCGAGGTCACGGCCAAGGACGCGGAGACCGTCGCGAACGCGGGCACGAACGGCACCGGCGCCTGA
- a CDS encoding FdhF/YdeP family oxidoreductase has translation MASKPPAGDPVQDAPQVAPPQHAAAGLSAVAHTLKISQAQMGVRRTAQTLLKVNQKDGFDCPGCAWPEGDKRHVAEFCENGAKAVAEEATLRRVTPDFFAAHPVADLATRSGYWLGQQGRITQPMYLSEGAERYEAVTWERAFAIIAEELTALSSPDEALFYTSGRTSNEAAFLLQLFAREFGTNNLPDCSNMCHESSGSALNETIGIGKGSVSLEDLHQADLIVVAGQNPGTNHPRMLSALEKAKASGAKIISVNPLPEAGLERFKNPQTPQGMFKGAALTDLFLQIRIGGDQALFRLLNKLILRTEGAVDEEFVREHTHGYEEFAAAARDADWDETLAATGLTRAEIERALEMVLASERTIVCWAMGLTQHKHSVPTIREVVNFLLLRGNIGRPGAGVCPVRGHSNVQGDRTMGIFERPAPAFLDALDKEFGIVSPRHHGFDVVRSIQALRDGEAKVFFAMGGNFVGATPDTEVTEAAMRRARLTVHVSTKLNRSHAVTGTRALILPTLGRTDKDVQSGGKQFVTVEDSMGLVHASRGNLPPASPHLLSEPAIVARMARAVLGAASATPWEEFEKDYATIRDRIARVVPGFENFNARLAADPGGFALPHAPRDERRFPTATGKANFTAAPVEYPSVPEGRLLLQTLRSHDQYNTTIYGLDDRYRGIKGGRRVVLVHPDDAEALGLADGAYTDLVSEWKDGSERRAPGFRVVHYPTARGCAAAYYPETNVLVPLESTADVSNTPASKSVIVRLEQSQPA, from the coding sequence ATGGCCAGCAAGCCCCCCGCAGGAGACCCGGTCCAGGACGCGCCGCAGGTCGCGCCGCCCCAGCACGCCGCCGCCGGACTCTCCGCCGTCGCGCACACCCTCAAGATCTCCCAGGCGCAGATGGGGGTGCGGCGCACCGCGCAGACCCTCCTCAAGGTCAATCAGAAAGACGGCTTCGACTGCCCGGGCTGCGCCTGGCCCGAGGGCGACAAGCGGCATGTGGCGGAGTTCTGCGAGAACGGGGCCAAGGCGGTCGCCGAGGAGGCGACGCTGCGCCGCGTGACGCCCGACTTCTTCGCCGCCCACCCGGTGGCGGACCTGGCGACCCGCAGCGGCTACTGGCTGGGCCAGCAGGGCCGTATCACCCAGCCCATGTACCTGTCCGAGGGCGCCGAGCGCTACGAGGCGGTGACCTGGGAGCGGGCCTTCGCGATCATCGCCGAGGAGCTGACCGCCCTCTCCTCCCCCGACGAGGCACTCTTCTACACCTCCGGGCGGACCAGCAACGAGGCCGCGTTCCTGCTCCAGCTCTTCGCCCGCGAGTTCGGCACCAACAACCTGCCGGACTGCTCCAACATGTGCCACGAGTCGTCCGGCTCGGCGCTCAACGAGACCATCGGGATCGGCAAGGGCAGCGTCTCCCTGGAGGATCTCCACCAGGCGGATCTGATCGTCGTCGCCGGGCAGAACCCGGGGACGAACCACCCACGCATGCTCTCCGCCCTGGAGAAGGCCAAGGCCTCGGGCGCGAAGATCATCTCGGTGAACCCGCTGCCGGAGGCCGGTCTGGAGCGGTTCAAGAACCCGCAGACCCCGCAGGGCATGTTCAAGGGCGCCGCGCTCACCGACCTCTTCCTCCAGATCCGCATCGGCGGCGACCAGGCCCTCTTCCGGCTCCTGAACAAGCTGATCCTCCGGACCGAGGGCGCGGTCGACGAGGAGTTCGTACGGGAGCACACCCACGGGTACGAGGAGTTCGCCGCGGCCGCGCGCGACGCCGACTGGGACGAGACCCTCGCCGCGACCGGCCTGACCCGCGCCGAGATCGAGCGGGCCCTGGAGATGGTCCTCGCCTCCGAGCGGACCATCGTCTGCTGGGCGATGGGGCTCACCCAGCACAAGCACTCCGTGCCGACCATCCGCGAGGTGGTCAACTTCCTGCTGCTGCGCGGCAACATCGGCCGGCCGGGCGCCGGGGTCTGCCCGGTCCGCGGCCACTCCAACGTGCAGGGGGACCGCACGATGGGCATCTTCGAGCGGCCCGCGCCCGCCTTCCTGGACGCCCTGGACAAGGAGTTCGGGATCGTCTCGCCGCGCCACCACGGCTTCGACGTGGTCCGCTCGATCCAGGCGCTGCGCGACGGCGAGGCGAAGGTCTTCTTCGCCATGGGCGGCAACTTCGTCGGCGCCACACCCGACACGGAGGTCACCGAGGCGGCGATGCGCCGGGCCCGGCTGACCGTCCACGTCTCGACGAAGCTGAACCGCTCGCACGCGGTCACCGGCACACGCGCGCTGATCCTGCCGACGCTCGGCCGCACCGACAAGGACGTGCAGAGCGGCGGCAAGCAGTTCGTGACCGTCGAGGACTCCATGGGCCTGGTGCACGCCTCGCGCGGGAACCTGCCGCCCGCGAGCCCGCACCTGCTCTCCGAGCCGGCGATCGTGGCCCGGATGGCCCGGGCGGTGCTCGGCGCCGCCTCGGCCACACCGTGGGAGGAGTTCGAGAAGGACTACGCCACGATCCGTGACCGTATCGCGCGTGTGGTGCCCGGTTTCGAGAACTTCAACGCCCGCCTCGCCGCCGACCCCGGCGGCTTCGCGCTCCCGCACGCCCCGCGCGACGAGCGCCGTTTCCCCACGGCGACCGGCAAGGCCAACTTCACCGCCGCGCCCGTCGAGTACCCGAGCGTGCCCGAGGGCCGGCTGCTGCTGCAGACCCTGCGCTCGCACGACCAGTACAACACCACGATCTACGGGCTCGACGACCGCTACCGCGGCATCAAGGGCGGCCGCCGGGTCGTCCTGGTCCACCCGGACGACGCCGAGGCCCTGGGCCTCGCGGACGGGGCGTACACCGACCTGGTCAGCGAGTGGAAGGACGGCAGCGAGCGGCGCGCGCCCGGCTTCCGGGTGGTGCACTATCCGACGGCCCGGGGCTGCGCGGCGGCGTACTACCCGGAGACGAACGTCCTGGTGCCGCTGGAGTCGACGGCGGACGTCAGCAATACCCCCGCCAGCAAGTCGGTCATCGTGCGTCTGGAACAATCACAGCCCGCCTAA
- a CDS encoding ABC transporter ATP-binding protein produces MTTTTTKSTTDAATAAAVLEASGVTMRFGGLTAVRGVDLTVRQGEIVGLIGPNGAGKTTFFNCLTGLYVPTEGQVSYKGTVLPPKPHLVTKAGIARTFQNIRLFSNMTVLENVLVGRHTRTKEGLWSALLRGPGFKKAEEASRERAMELLEFVGLANKAEHLARNLPYGEQRKLEIARALASDPGLLLLDEPTAGMNQNETRATEELVFAIRDQGIAVLVIEHDMKFIFNLCDRVAVLVQGEKLVEGTSEVVQGDERVVAAYLGTPFEGAPGAEELAEVEAAEVHAAEAAEAAEAAEAAEAAEATEEAAEATEEAAETAEAENSDDATEDDAPAADTPAADADSTTEGDTK; encoded by the coding sequence ATGACGACCACCACCACCAAGTCCACCACCGACGCGGCCACCGCCGCCGCCGTCCTCGAAGCCAGCGGCGTCACCATGCGCTTCGGCGGCCTGACCGCCGTACGCGGAGTGGACCTCACCGTCCGCCAGGGCGAGATCGTCGGACTCATCGGCCCCAACGGCGCCGGCAAGACGACCTTCTTCAACTGCCTCACCGGCCTGTACGTCCCCACCGAGGGCCAGGTCAGCTACAAGGGGACCGTGCTGCCGCCCAAGCCGCACCTGGTCACCAAAGCCGGCATCGCCCGCACCTTCCAGAACATCCGCCTCTTCTCCAACATGACGGTCCTGGAAAACGTCCTCGTCGGACGCCACACCCGGACCAAGGAGGGCCTCTGGTCCGCACTCCTGCGCGGACCCGGCTTCAAGAAGGCCGAGGAAGCCTCGCGCGAACGCGCCATGGAACTCCTCGAGTTCGTCGGCCTCGCCAACAAGGCCGAACACCTCGCCCGCAACCTGCCCTACGGCGAACAGCGCAAGCTGGAGATCGCCCGGGCACTCGCCAGCGACCCCGGCCTGCTCCTCCTCGACGAGCCCACCGCCGGCATGAACCAGAACGAGACCCGCGCCACCGAAGAGCTCGTCTTCGCGATCCGTGACCAGGGCATCGCCGTCCTCGTCATCGAGCACGACATGAAGTTCATCTTCAACCTGTGCGACCGCGTCGCCGTCCTCGTCCAGGGCGAGAAGCTCGTCGAAGGCACCTCCGAGGTCGTCCAGGGCGACGAGCGCGTCGTGGCCGCCTACCTCGGCACCCCCTTCGAGGGCGCCCCGGGCGCGGAGGAACTCGCCGAGGTCGAAGCGGCCGAGGTCCACGCGGCCGAAGCCGCCGAAGCCGCGGAAGCCGCCGAGGCGGCCGAGGCGGCAGAGGCCACGGAGGAAGCCGCCGAGGCCACGGAGGAGGCCGCCGAGACGGCCGAGGCCGAGAACTCCGACGACGCCACGGAGGACGACGCCCCCGCGGCCGACACCCCCGCAGCCGACGCGGACAGCACCACCGAAGGAGACACCAAGTGA
- a CDS encoding ANTAR domain-containing response regulator — MTAPESPQPAADDDQSHVPPLTTRVVIAEDEALIRLDLKEMLEEEGYSVVGEAGDGARAVELAREHRPDLVILDVKMPVLDGISAAEKIAGESIAPVLMLTAFSQRDLVERARDAGAMAYLVKPFSKSDVVPAIEMAVSRFAELRALEKEVADLSQRLETRKLVDRAKSILQTQYGLTEPAAFRWIQKTSMDRRMSMQQVAEAVIEDAEEKKAAKGQQ; from the coding sequence GTGACCGCCCCCGAGTCGCCCCAGCCCGCCGCCGACGACGACCAGTCGCACGTCCCGCCGCTGACGACCCGCGTCGTCATCGCCGAGGACGAGGCTCTCATCCGCCTCGACCTCAAAGAGATGCTCGAAGAAGAGGGCTACTCGGTCGTCGGCGAGGCCGGCGACGGCGCTCGGGCCGTCGAGCTCGCCCGTGAGCACCGGCCCGACCTCGTCATCCTCGATGTGAAGATGCCGGTCCTGGACGGGATCTCCGCGGCCGAGAAGATCGCCGGCGAGTCCATCGCCCCGGTCCTGATGCTGACCGCCTTCTCGCAGCGCGATCTCGTCGAGCGGGCGCGGGACGCCGGTGCCATGGCGTACCTCGTGAAGCCGTTCAGCAAGAGCGATGTGGTGCCGGCGATCGAGATGGCCGTGTCCCGTTTCGCGGAGCTGCGGGCTCTGGAGAAGGAGGTCGCCGACCTCTCCCAGCGTCTGGAGACGCGCAAGCTGGTCGACCGGGCGAAGAGCATCCTGCAGACGCAGTACGGCCTCACCGAGCCCGCCGCGTTCCGGTGGATCCAGAAGACGTCGATGGACCGTCGTATGTCGATGCAGCAGGTCGCCGAGGCGGTCATCGAGGACGCCGAGGAGAAGAAGGCGGCGAAGGGCCAGCAGTAG
- a CDS encoding branched-chain amino acid ABC transporter permease — protein MTTNSTTTAEATQDATAEQSGISRTTLLYTAVGGSLATILSAFLAWTWTTAFPGNLTIYGYPAPLQILTLIGAVLTAAHALSALGVKGLGWLTPTGARKALWILALGTFVTTTFTALSIIVELGALVDLEPGAGIAVLASAVPAIAAYKLPDDTRKAAPAKRLPSWAEILIIVAVFAVGLYVVTFGIDTEDSEPQLFIAYLILVGFAATALLKSGLIERISTITANNRQVTITASLAAAIAFPFIQQSGDTYTLIAVNILIFATVALGLNIVVGLAGLLDLGYVAFLGVGAYTAALVSGATSSALGIQFPFWAAVLTGAIASLVFGVVIGAPTLRLRGDYLAIVTLGFGEIFRIAMGNLDGVSGPKVTNGPNGIPNIPQLEFFGYNFGEAHTILGIELGAYANYYLLMLLVMALVIVVFTRAANSRIGRSWVAIREDETAATAMGINGFRVKLIAFALGATLAGLAGTIQAHVNTTVVPENYVFAGPVPPNSVFLLAAVILGGMGTVRGPILGAALLFLIPAKLSFLQDYQLLVFGIALILLMRFRPEGLIANKRAKLEFHENDETPDVPEQRPSPESGVGTAKAGA, from the coding sequence ATGACCACCAACAGCACCACCACCGCAGAGGCCACCCAGGACGCCACCGCGGAGCAGTCGGGCATCAGCCGCACCACCCTGCTCTACACCGCCGTCGGCGGCAGCCTGGCCACCATCCTCAGCGCCTTCCTCGCCTGGACGTGGACCACCGCCTTCCCCGGCAACCTCACGATCTACGGCTACCCCGCCCCCCTCCAGATCCTCACCCTCATCGGGGCCGTCCTCACCGCCGCCCACGCGCTCTCCGCGCTCGGCGTCAAGGGACTCGGCTGGCTCACCCCCACCGGCGCCCGCAAGGCCCTGTGGATCCTGGCCCTCGGCACCTTCGTCACCACCACCTTCACCGCCCTCTCCATCATCGTGGAGCTCGGCGCCCTGGTGGACCTCGAACCCGGCGCCGGCATCGCCGTCCTCGCCTCCGCCGTCCCCGCCATCGCCGCGTACAAGCTGCCCGACGACACCCGCAAGGCGGCCCCCGCCAAGCGACTGCCGTCCTGGGCCGAGATCCTGATCATCGTCGCCGTCTTCGCCGTCGGCCTCTACGTGGTCACCTTCGGCATCGACACCGAGGACTCGGAACCCCAGCTCTTCATCGCGTACCTGATCCTCGTCGGATTCGCCGCGACCGCCCTGCTCAAGTCCGGGCTCATCGAGCGCATCTCCACGATCACCGCGAACAACCGCCAGGTCACCATCACCGCCAGCCTGGCCGCCGCGATCGCCTTCCCGTTCATCCAGCAGAGCGGCGACACCTACACCCTCATCGCGGTCAACATCCTCATCTTCGCGACCGTCGCCCTCGGCCTGAACATCGTCGTCGGCCTCGCCGGCCTCCTCGACCTCGGCTACGTCGCCTTCCTCGGCGTCGGCGCCTACACCGCCGCACTGGTCTCCGGGGCCACCTCCTCCGCCCTCGGCATCCAGTTCCCCTTCTGGGCCGCCGTCCTCACCGGCGCCATCGCCTCGCTCGTCTTCGGCGTGGTCATCGGAGCCCCCACCCTCCGCCTGCGCGGCGACTACCTCGCCATCGTCACCCTCGGCTTCGGAGAGATCTTCCGCATCGCCATGGGCAACCTCGACGGCGTCTCGGGCCCCAAGGTCACCAACGGCCCCAACGGCATCCCGAACATCCCGCAGCTGGAGTTCTTCGGCTACAACTTCGGCGAAGCCCACACCATCCTCGGCATCGAGCTCGGCGCCTACGCCAACTACTACCTGCTCATGCTGCTCGTGATGGCCCTCGTCATCGTCGTCTTCACCCGCGCCGCCAACAGCCGCATCGGCCGCTCCTGGGTCGCCATCCGCGAAGACGAGACAGCCGCCACCGCCATGGGCATCAACGGCTTCCGCGTCAAGCTCATCGCCTTCGCCCTCGGCGCCACCCTCGCCGGCCTCGCCGGCACCATCCAGGCCCACGTCAACACGACGGTCGTCCCCGAGAACTACGTCTTCGCCGGCCCCGTGCCCCCGAACTCCGTATTCCTCCTCGCCGCCGTCATCCTCGGCGGCATGGGCACCGTCCGCGGCCCCATCCTCGGCGCCGCACTCCTCTTCCTCATCCCGGCCAAGCTGTCGTTCCTCCAGGACTACCAGCTCCTCGTCTTCGGCATCGCCCTCATCCTGCTCATGCGCTTCCGCCCCGAGGGCCTCATCGCCAACAAGCGAGCCAAGCTCGAATTCCACGAGAACGACGAGACACCTGACGTACCGGAGCAACGACCGTCCCCCGAGTCGGGCGTCGGCACCGCGAAGGCAGGGGCGTGA
- a CDS encoding trypsin-like serine protease, with protein sequence MTAVRTTTVATAVTAAACAAVLATAIPSAAINSYNATPAPERTEVGALVATWDNDGDPSTPDRVDWVCSGTMIDADTFLTAAHCTTDWPENVRFYVSLDQDVQGGLDKAAAEHPGDPTAVAKAVAVEGAAHNHPAYPGPAADTHDISVIELPAAKVKERWSFKPAALPAAGALSALGPQGLNDTSFLVAGYGTQEARRGPGGQTHPGGGVRLKAPVTFNALNDAWIRLAMTAPQGNGGACYGDSGGPNFATLDGRLTLVATTITGDTPCYATNVVYRLDTPGARSFLAPFVQLP encoded by the coding sequence TTGACCGCCGTACGCACCACCACCGTGGCGACCGCCGTCACAGCCGCGGCCTGCGCTGCCGTTCTCGCCACCGCGATCCCGTCCGCAGCGATCAACTCGTACAACGCGACCCCCGCGCCCGAGCGCACCGAGGTCGGCGCGCTCGTCGCGACCTGGGACAACGACGGCGACCCGAGCACGCCCGACCGGGTCGACTGGGTCTGCTCCGGCACCATGATCGACGCGGACACCTTCCTGACCGCGGCGCACTGCACCACCGACTGGCCGGAGAACGTCCGGTTCTACGTGTCGCTCGACCAGGACGTGCAGGGCGGCCTGGACAAGGCCGCCGCCGAGCACCCGGGCGACCCGACCGCCGTGGCGAAGGCCGTGGCCGTCGAGGGCGCGGCGCACAACCACCCGGCCTACCCCGGCCCGGCCGCCGACACCCACGACATCTCGGTGATCGAGCTGCCCGCCGCCAAGGTGAAGGAGCGCTGGTCGTTCAAGCCCGCCGCCCTCCCCGCCGCGGGCGCGCTCTCCGCGCTCGGCCCCCAGGGGCTGAACGACACCTCGTTCCTCGTCGCCGGATACGGCACCCAGGAGGCGCGGCGCGGGCCGGGCGGCCAGACCCACCCGGGCGGCGGCGTCCGCCTCAAGGCGCCGGTCACCTTCAACGCGCTCAACGACGCCTGGATCCGGCTCGCCATGACCGCACCGCAGGGCAACGGCGGCGCCTGCTATGGCGATTCGGGCGGCCCGAACTTCGCCACGCTGGACGGCAGGCTGACCCTGGTCGCCACCACGATCACGGGCGACACGCCCTGCTACGCCACGAACGTGGTGTACCGGCTCGACACCCCGGGCGCCCGCTCCTTCCTCGCGCCGTTCGTCCAACTGCCGTAA
- a CDS encoding branched-chain amino acid ABC transporter permease → MNELPQQLANGLALGALYGLVAIGYTMVYGIVQLINFAHGEIFMIGGFGALTTYTALPSGTSLLVAIPLMIIGGAIASVAVATAAERFAYRPLRSAPRLAPLITAIGLSIMLQQLVWQFYPDAKVAVRFPEFTGEAFKITESLAIQRADAFILALAPLCMLALGVFVSKSRSGRAMQATAQDPDTAKLMGINTDRIIVMAFAIGAAFAAVAAVAYGLDRGQIGWEMGFILGLKAFTAAVLGGIGNIYGAMVGGVVLGLAEALSIAYIEDIPGMQQLGGGAWSNVWAFVLLIVVLLVRPQGLLGERVADRA, encoded by the coding sequence GTGAACGAACTGCCGCAACAGCTGGCCAACGGCCTTGCCCTCGGTGCCCTTTATGGCCTCGTCGCCATCGGGTACACCATGGTCTACGGCATCGTCCAGCTCATCAACTTCGCCCACGGCGAGATCTTCATGATCGGGGGCTTCGGCGCCCTCACCACCTACACCGCTCTCCCGAGCGGCACCTCCCTGCTGGTGGCGATACCGCTCATGATCATCGGTGGCGCGATCGCCTCCGTGGCCGTCGCGACCGCAGCCGAGCGGTTCGCGTACAGACCGCTGCGCAGCGCACCACGACTCGCCCCCCTCATCACGGCCATCGGCCTCTCGATCATGCTCCAGCAGCTGGTCTGGCAGTTCTACCCGGACGCCAAGGTGGCCGTACGCTTCCCCGAGTTCACCGGCGAAGCCTTCAAGATCACCGAAAGCCTCGCCATCCAGCGCGCCGACGCGTTCATCCTCGCGCTCGCCCCGCTCTGCATGCTCGCCCTCGGCGTCTTCGTCTCCAAGAGCCGCAGCGGCCGCGCCATGCAGGCCACCGCGCAGGACCCCGACACCGCCAAGCTCATGGGCATCAACACCGACCGCATCATCGTCATGGCCTTCGCCATCGGTGCCGCGTTCGCCGCCGTCGCCGCCGTCGCCTACGGCCTCGACCGCGGACAGATCGGCTGGGAGATGGGCTTCATCCTCGGCCTCAAGGCCTTCACCGCAGCCGTCCTCGGCGGCATCGGCAACATCTACGGAGCCATGGTCGGCGGCGTCGTCCTCGGCCTCGCCGAGGCCCTCTCGATCGCCTACATCGAGGACATCCCCGGCATGCAGCAGCTCGGCGGTGGAGCCTGGTCCAACGTCTGGGCGTTCGTACTCCTCATCGTCGTCCTCCTCGTCAGGCCCCAAGGCCTGCTCGGCGAGCGCGTCGCGGACAGGGCGTGA